One Falsibacillus pallidus DNA segment encodes these proteins:
- a CDS encoding cold-shock protein codes for MEQGTVKWFNAEKGFGFIEVEGGDDVFVHFSAIQGDGFKTLEEGQKVTFDVEQGARGPQAANVNKG; via the coding sequence ATGGAACAAGGTACAGTAAAATGGTTTAACGCAGAAAAAGGCTTCGGATTCATCGAAGTTGAAGGTGGAGACGATGTATTCGTACATTTCTCAGCAATTCAAGGCGATGGCTTCAAAACTTTAGAAGAAGGTCAAAAAGTAACTTTCGACGTTGAGCAAGGCGCTCGCGGACCTCAAGCTGCTAACGTAAACAAAGGTTAA
- a CDS encoding Kelch repeat-containing protein, with protein MGGFIPPNNYLNVVEAYNPATNTWRTVSSMPVSRAVFPCVSL; from the coding sequence ATGGGCGGATTTATCCCTCCGAATAACTATTTAAACGTAGTAGAGGCTTACAATCCAGCCACCAATACGTGGAGAACAGTAAGTTCCATGCCTGTTTCAAGAGCCGTCTTTCCGTGTGTTTCTTTATAG
- a CDS encoding Kelch repeat-containing protein, translated as MALNPCQLIGPLSISCYLTDSTGQRLNPLDENSIRCEEVVQPSGRKETVVRIPNGTAAVLQKINLLKSGYIVVEVTGANGSCTTEPIPFNIDEEVLLCAPTGTTVDCKVTSFNCFSTIQCSGDTLRQLSVFLTICQSIKVTGDTTIEVQAGLCNPRNEILTQCPPVRIPMSCPVVFQSTETENTNQNDEIIKRELQVFEDTCIRAEKVYDWVTLQAKIKLSLTAGEVFFNCTPTRILVFGGENAGAAINEVDEYFCQTDSWTTVSPMLGVREAQAAGLLRNGKVIVSHGFSPSAFTGVATAEFYDPETDTWTAAPTANVPRGSLGGDVLNGLFYTVGGTNGSGAGVLATVEVFNPATNTWSLGTPLPTPRSELAVVTLNGLLHAIAGFNGSVNLADHDAFNPATNTWITLTPLPQPLSFVAAEAFGGKIYVFGGRDPDEPVAPDTFLNDPGDPAVAVDTVYIYDPATDTWSTGAPMPTARWGGSSVYMWIRNFRHGRIYPSE; from the coding sequence ATGGCTCTTAATCCGTGTCAATTAATTGGGCCATTGTCTATTAGTTGCTATTTAACTGATTCCACAGGACAAAGGCTCAATCCCTTAGATGAAAATTCCATTAGATGTGAAGAAGTTGTACAACCTTCAGGACGAAAAGAGACCGTCGTTCGAATACCGAATGGAACTGCAGCGGTATTACAAAAAATCAATTTATTAAAAAGCGGCTATATAGTAGTGGAAGTAACCGGCGCCAATGGATCATGCACGACGGAGCCGATTCCGTTTAATATTGACGAAGAGGTTCTGCTCTGTGCACCAACAGGTACAACCGTTGATTGCAAGGTGACAAGCTTCAATTGTTTTTCCACCATTCAATGTTCAGGAGATACGCTCAGACAGCTTTCTGTCTTTTTGACTATTTGCCAGTCCATCAAAGTAACAGGAGATACAACGATTGAAGTTCAAGCAGGGCTGTGCAACCCGAGAAATGAAATTCTGACTCAGTGCCCACCCGTAAGAATCCCTATGTCCTGTCCAGTTGTGTTTCAATCGACTGAAACAGAGAATACCAATCAAAACGATGAAATAATCAAAAGGGAACTTCAGGTATTTGAGGATACCTGCATCCGTGCTGAAAAGGTATACGATTGGGTAACGCTTCAAGCAAAAATAAAACTTTCCCTGACAGCGGGAGAAGTTTTCTTTAACTGCACTCCAACACGGATCCTGGTATTTGGAGGAGAGAATGCTGGTGCTGCCATTAATGAAGTCGATGAGTATTTTTGCCAAACAGATTCATGGACCACAGTATCTCCAATGCTTGGTGTCAGGGAAGCACAGGCTGCAGGGCTACTGAGAAATGGAAAAGTGATCGTTAGCCACGGTTTTTCGCCTTCCGCATTTACAGGTGTGGCAACTGCGGAGTTTTATGATCCAGAAACCGATACTTGGACGGCTGCCCCAACCGCAAATGTACCAAGAGGTTCACTGGGAGGCGATGTGTTGAATGGATTGTTTTACACCGTGGGAGGTACGAATGGTTCTGGTGCAGGGGTGTTGGCCACTGTAGAAGTTTTCAACCCTGCGACAAACACTTGGTCACTAGGTACGCCGCTTCCTACTCCAAGGTCGGAACTTGCCGTTGTCACGTTGAATGGACTGCTGCATGCAATTGCTGGCTTTAATGGATCGGTGAATCTTGCAGATCATGATGCTTTTAATCCCGCGACAAATACATGGATCACACTAACTCCGCTGCCTCAACCTCTATCATTCGTTGCAGCCGAGGCGTTCGGAGGTAAAATATATGTCTTTGGTGGTAGAGACCCAGATGAGCCTGTAGCGCCAGATACGTTTCTTAATGATCCCGGAGATCCTGCCGTTGCCGTAGACACTGTATATATTTACGATCCTGCCACCGATACATGGTCAACAGGTGCACCAATGCCCACAGCCAGATGGGGGGGCAGCAGCGTGTACATGTGGATCAGAAATTTTCGTCATGGGCGGATTTATCCCTCCGAATAA